The Sphingomonas sp. So64.6b genome includes a region encoding these proteins:
- the pgl gene encoding 6-phosphogluconolactonase, whose translation MSEEIEWWDYDDADEMADAVAGDIAFVIESAIDARGACVIALPGGKTPLPIYAKLAASKIDWKRVTIIPTDERIVPLGDPLSNITAIGKVFIPKGARVIPIISEAAADYKAAGRAADSRLGDHHWPLDLCLLGVGADGHTASIFPGPDYEEALSGPRERRALGVMPDPMPPEAPVPRVSLSLAAIVSARALTLAVTGSAKRKIIEQAIKQGPSSPYPIGRVLADAELPVDIHWSPDAE comes from the coding sequence ATGAGCGAAGAGATCGAATGGTGGGATTACGATGACGCCGACGAGATGGCGGACGCGGTCGCTGGCGATATCGCATTCGTGATCGAAAGCGCGATCGATGCCCGCGGGGCGTGCGTCATCGCATTGCCTGGCGGCAAGACCCCGCTGCCGATCTACGCCAAGCTTGCCGCGAGTAAGATCGACTGGAAGCGGGTCACGATCATCCCGACCGACGAACGCATCGTGCCGCTTGGCGATCCACTGTCCAACATCACCGCGATCGGCAAGGTCTTCATCCCCAAGGGTGCGCGAGTCATCCCGATCATCAGCGAAGCCGCTGCGGATTATAAGGCGGCCGGGCGCGCAGCCGATTCGCGCCTCGGCGACCATCACTGGCCGCTCGACCTGTGCCTGCTTGGCGTCGGCGCCGATGGCCATACCGCGTCGATCTTCCCGGGCCCCGATTATGAGGAAGCATTGTCGGGTCCGCGCGAACGCCGTGCGCTCGGCGTCATGCCCGATCCGATGCCGCCCGAGGCGCCCGTCCCGCGCGTATCGCTGAGCCTCGCCGCGATCGTCTCGGCCCGTGCCCTGACGCTTGCGGTGACCGGCAGCGCCAAACGCAAGATCATCGAACAGGCGATCAAGCAAGGCCCGTCCTCGCCCTATCCGATCGGCCGCGTGCTCGCCGACGCCGAATT